Part of the Coregonus clupeaformis isolate EN_2021a chromosome 8, ASM2061545v1, whole genome shotgun sequence genome, CGTcattagtttatttttattttctccaGTTGCCGTTTTAGGAAAGAGAGAGTTGGTTGTTCCAGTACAGTAGCTAGGGGATTTTGATTGGTTGGTTAGTTAGTTGCAATCATAAACAAAGTCATAGTTGCTAGGCTCCTTGGGAATTGGGGGAGGGGCCTCTGGAATCTGGATGTTCTCCAAGTCGAGGAGGCGGAGCTTCATCTCCATGGAGAGCAGGGTGTCCATGTCTGACTTGGTGAAGTCACTGGTCATCTCTTTTCCCAGGAGGGCGTTCAGACCGTCCGTCCACACACAGTactgaggagagacaggagaggatgagtacacacaaacacacatacaaccTTTACAGCAGTGTATTAACATAAAGTCTCCCACGTCGTGCTTGAGAGTGGACGACCTCCATTGACttcctctcactccatctctgaAACCCGTCATTGGCTGGGTGACTGTGCCAACTGCTCAGTGCTTACCTCATGCTTGTCCGGAGCGATGAAGTTTAAATACTCGTCTGACTCGTAGAGGACGGAGAAGGCCAGCTCCAGAACCTCctgtagcgagagagagagggggagggagagaaagggggagggacaGAGTGATAGAGGGtgataaggagggagagagagcggggagaaagagaggaggggaagggagagaaggagaagagagagagacagagggagttaAAATGTAGCACTGTCACCAACATGCTAatgagctcctctcctctccagcgtGTGCGTCCCTCCCACTGTGCCTCTTTAACACGTTCTCTCCCCAGCCACTCCAACACCAGATGGTTTGGCTGCCATGTGTGTACCGGCGCCACATGCTGGGTGCCAGGGGACAGGGGACGGACACACTAAGCAGGGGGACAACTAGGGGACAAACTGGGACGGAAAAGCACTTTGAGACGTCCGGTTATCCAACACAGGAGAAAAGCTGCCCCTAAAGTCTAGCTTAATCCTTAGAGGGAAAACAAACAAAAGCTGACTTTCGATCAGTTTATTGTGTTCTCCACACTGGTCAGCagtacacagggaatagggtgccatttggtacgcaaACAATGAGTCACTCAGAGGGGGAATGCACAGGGACCCCTGAGAGAATTCCACACAGAGAACACTGAAGGAGAGCTGATGTCTCATTTGTTCAAATCTGTTACGGCTCCTTTGAAACAGATGTCTCTCGCTTGTCCTCAAATGCCGCAGAACTGCTAAAAAAATTCTGTAGCAAATGGCACGCAACCACATAGATAGTGGACACCTACAGTATGAACCCTATgacctatatagtacactacctttGACaaaggcccatagggaatagggtaccattagAGACGAATCCTAGGTCTATGGCTGCGCTGCCCGGGACCAGAGAGGTTACTTTTTCTGTCTTACAGCTTGAGTAATGAATGCTGCTCCGCTCGTGTTCCCATTCAAACAGCCCAAACAAGGGccagccatccatccagccagccagcccacagACCTGTAGGCCCATTCTTTCAGACACCAGATTTATCGACAGAGTAATAAAGGTCCAGGCGAGGGAGGAGCGGTGCTCCTTTGTCTTCAAGGCTATATTTACAGGACATAATCTGTCAGTGTCAGCAGAATGTATTGGTTTCTAGTCACTACCGAGGCAGGACCTGCAGAGGCTGGGGCCTACGTACCAGCACACAGGCTGGCAGGACTAAACACAAGTTCACCTTCTATACATAGAAGATCAAATCGGATttgttacatgcgccgaatacaaccagtgtagaccttacagtgaaatgcttacttacaagcccttaaccaacaatgcagttttaagaaaaataagtgtgtaaaaaatagataagtaaaatataaaaacaaataattaaagagcagcagtaaaataacagtagcaaggctatatacagggggtaccggtacagagtcaatgtgcgggagtacAGGtgagtcgaggtaatatgtacatacagtatctcacaaaagtgagtacacccctcacatttttgtaaatatttgagtatatcttttcatgtgacaacactgaagaaatgacactttgctacaatgtaaagtagtgagtgtacatcttgtataacagtgtaaatttgctgtcccctcaaaataacacaacacacagccattcatgtctaaatcgctggcaacaaaagtgagtgcacccctaagtgaaaatgtccaaattgggcccaaagtgtcaatattttgtgtggccaccatcattttccagcactgccttaaccctcttgggcatggagttcaccagagcttcacaggttgccactggagtcctcttccactcctccatgacaacatcacggagctggtggatgttagagaccttgcacttctccaccttccgtttgaggatgccccacagatgctcaatacggtttaggtctggagacatgcttggccagtccatcacctttaccctcagcttctttagcaaggcggtggtcgtcttggaggtgtgtttggggtcgttatcatgttggaatactgccctgcggcccagtctccgaagggaggggatcatgctctgcttcagtatgtcacagtacatgttggcattcatgattccctcaatgaactgtagctccccagtgccggcagcactcatgcagccccagaccatgacactcccaccatcATGTTTGACTgcaggcaagacacacttgtctttgtactcctcacctggttgccgccacacacgcttgacaccatctgaaccaaataagtttatcttggtctcatcagaccacaggacatggttccagtaatccatgtccttagtctgcttgtcttcagcaaactgtttgcgggctttcttgtgcatcatctttagaagaggcttccttctgggacgacagccatgcagaccaatttgatgcagtgtgcggcgtatggtctgagcactgacaggctgaccccccccaccccttcaatcgctgcagcaatgctggcagcactcatacgtctatttcccaaagacaacctctggatatgatgcTGAGCACgttcactcaacttctttggtcgaccatggcgaggcctgttctgagtggaacctgtcctgttaaaccgttgtatggtcttggccaccgtgctgcagctcagtttcagggtcttggcaatcttcttatagcccaggccatctttatgtagagcaacaattctttttttcagatcctcagggAGTTATTttccatgaggtgccatgttgaacttccagtgaccagtatgagggagtgtgagagcgatgacaccagatttaacacacctgctccccattcacacctgagaccttgtaacactaacgagtcacatgacaccggggagtgaaaatggctaattgggcctatttggacattttcacttaggggtgtacacatttttgttgccagcggtttagacattaatggctgtgtgttgtgttattttgaggggacagaaAATTTACACTattatacaagctgtacattcactactttacattgtagcaaagtgtcatttcttcagtgttgtcacatgaaaagatatactcaaatatttacaaaaatgtgaggggtgtactcacttttgtgagatactgtatgtagagttaaagtgactatgcatagataataaacagagagtggcagcagcgtaaaagatggaggggggggaacaatgcaaatagtctgggtggccatttgactagctgttcaggagttttatggcttgggggtagaagctgttaagaagccttttggatctagacttggcgctccggtaccgcttgcagtgcagtagctagagagaacagtctatggctagggtggctggagtctttgacaatttttagggccttcctctgacaccgcctggtgtagaggtcctggatggcaggatgcttggcccaagtgatgtactgaatggcctagtcaaagtccagacctaatcccaattgaaatGTTATGGCAGGACtggaaacgagcagttcatgcttgaaaaacCATAAATGTCGCTgtgttaaagcagttctgcatgcaagagtgggccaaaattcctccacagcgacgtaaGAGACTGATTGATCAACAACTACAAGTTGCGTTTGGTTGGAGtaattgcagctaaaggtggcacaaccagttattgagtgtaagggggcaattgggtgttgcataactttgtttatgatataaatgaaataagtatgtaattgttgtgttatttgttcactcaggttccctttatctattattcagttttggttgaagatctgataacattcagtatcaaaaatacctAAAAgtttagaaagggggcaaatactttttcatagcactgtatactgtactgttatATAGGACACATATACACAGACATATACTGTTATAttagacacagaaacacagatcCTGTTATAtaagacacagatacacagacatatactgtactgttatataagacacagatacacagatcCTGTTATATAAGACACAGATACACTGACAGATACTGTTATAtaagacacagatacacagacagatactgtactgtTATATAAGGCACACATTCACAGACAGATACTGTTATataagacacacatacacagacagataCTGTTATataagacacacatacacagacagataCTGTTATAtaagacacagaaacacagacagataCTGTTATCAAAGACACACATAAACAGACAGATACTGTTACATAAGACACAGACAGCTACTGTACGCACACTCACCTTGTTCTGCTTCAAAGCTCCCTTCTCCTTCATGTGAGGGCAGTCCTTACCAGTGACCACCGCTTTGATATCGGCCACAGGCActacaggaggaggaagaggaggaggaggaggaagagaggaacatCAACATCATGAATAACATCCTGTCATAATCATCCGTTAGATTTAGTGTCAACTACTATTCTGTTGACATGCTACATGAACTACTAACAACGTCAGTAACAACCATCTTCATCAGGCACCCTGGCAGTAAACTATTCTTTTGCAAGTTGCACttggcttaaaaaaaaaaaaaactgacagTCAGTTTGTTTGACCCAGAGCAGTACTTGTGTTGCTACTACTCACATTTTTCCTGTAGAGAGTCATGGGGCACCTCTCCCTGAGGGCTCTCCTCCAGATCTCCATAGTGCAGGACTTTATGGTTCGGAGACAGTCGACAGTACCAGAACTTatctatggagagagagagaaagatagagggggggagtgggagagaaagatagaggggggggagaaagatagggggggtagagagagttagagagggggagagagagagaaagagagtggaagagggggagagagagaaagatagaggagcggagagagagagtgggagagagaaagatagagtgggagagggggagagagagagaaagatggagagagagagaactagggtTCATGTCAAGATCGACAGATAAAAATAGCAAATCAGTGTATGATGAGGGAGGATAGGACCAGCATAGAAGACCAACAAACCTGTGAAACAGACACTAATAAACCTAGATGCTGTATGAACTGTATTGACCAGAACCACCCAAAGCAGCAACACCAAACACAACAACCCTAACACTATCCCATATGgacagtcagacacagacagTTAGTGGCACCTGATTCAGGTGTGATATATGATATACTTTATTGTCCCAGAG contains:
- the elmo1 gene encoding engulfment and cell motility protein 1 isoform X4, translating into MQVVRDQIMRALTQKPNSLDQLKSRLQNLSYTEILKIRQSERMNQEDFQSRPILELREKIQPEIMELIKQQRLNRLCDGTCFRKISSRRRQDKFWYCRLSPNHKVLHYGDLEESPQGEVPHDSLQEKLPVADIKAVVTGKDCPHMKEKGALKQNKEVLELAFSVLYESDEYLNFIAPDKHEYCVWTDGLNALLGKEMTSDFTKSDMDTLLSMEMKLRLLDLENIQIPEAPPPIPKEPSNYDFVYDCN